The Dehalococcoidia bacterium genome includes a window with the following:
- the ruvC gene encoding crossover junction endodeoxyribonuclease RuvC has product MIGLGNKMRILGVDPGTKILGYCVIDQNNEALQCLTWGVVKGGPSKEVANRLGILYSGLHDIIEEWKPDVLAIEEPFVAPTRGAKSAVTVGQAQSIALLLAVQNEMSIYRYAPTNVKSTVANYGAGSKLQVQHSVRVLLGLGEEEMPEDASDAIAIALCHIYQNRYRQLVERN; this is encoded by the coding sequence ATGATTGGCTTAGGGAACAAGATGCGGATACTTGGGGTAGATCCTGGAACTAAGATTTTGGGTTACTGCGTAATAGACCAAAATAACGAGGCGCTTCAATGTTTGACTTGGGGTGTAGTAAAAGGTGGGCCCTCAAAAGAAGTCGCCAACCGTCTCGGAATATTATATTCAGGATTGCACGATATCATTGAAGAATGGAAACCAGACGTCCTCGCAATTGAAGAGCCTTTCGTTGCGCCTACTCGTGGTGCTAAGTCCGCGGTTACAGTAGGTCAGGCTCAATCAATTGCTTTACTTTTAGCTGTTCAAAATGAAATGTCCATATACCGTTACGCTCCGACAAATGTAAAAAGTACAGTCGCAAATTACGGCGCGGGGTCCAAGCTGCAAGTACAACATTCTGTACGGGTTTTGCTAGGACTAGGGGAAGAAGAAATGCCTGAAGACGCATCTGATGCTATTGCTATAGCACTCTGTCATATTTACCAAAACCGTTACAGGCAATTAGTGGAGCGCAATTGA
- a CDS encoding YebC/PmpR family DNA-binding transcriptional regulator, with translation MSGHSKWSTIKHKKAALDAKKGALFTKIARDIAVAAREGGSGDPDMNFRLRLMIDKARAANMPADNVDRAVKKGLGIGSDGSVFEEIVYEGYSPGGAAIMVKALTDNRNRTASNIRTVFSRGGGNLGEAGSVAWMFESKSLVSVEGLTDEQSENLALSAIDAGAEDFKIDSGLLEITGEPSALESIISVIKESGLELLQAHVTMIPNAIVQLENAHATQALRLLDNIEELEDIQQVFTNADFSEEALEKYGNM, from the coding sequence ATGTCCGGTCATTCAAAATGGTCAACAATCAAACACAAAAAAGCAGCACTTGATGCCAAAAAAGGTGCTCTATTTACTAAAATTGCGAGAGATATTGCAGTAGCGGCTAGAGAAGGTGGAAGTGGAGACCCTGACATGAATTTCCGTCTTCGTTTGATGATAGATAAAGCCCGAGCAGCGAACATGCCTGCTGACAACGTCGATAGAGCTGTAAAAAAAGGACTTGGGATAGGAAGTGACGGCTCTGTATTTGAAGAAATCGTGTATGAAGGCTACTCCCCAGGAGGTGCAGCAATAATGGTTAAGGCCCTGACTGATAACAGGAACAGGACCGCGTCAAATATTCGCACCGTCTTCAGTCGAGGTGGGGGCAACCTTGGCGAAGCAGGTTCGGTAGCTTGGATGTTTGAAAGTAAATCCTTGGTCAGCGTTGAAGGATTAACTGATGAGCAATCTGAAAATCTTGCCCTATCTGCCATCGATGCAGGTGCGGAAGATTTCAAAATTGACAGTGGACTCTTAGAAATAACCGGAGAGCCTTCCGCGCTTGAGTCAATAATAAGTGTAATAAAAGAATCTGGATTAGAGCTTCTACAAGCACATGTAACCATGATTCCCAATGCTATTGTGCAATTAGAGAATGCACATGCGACTCAAGCACTCCGTCTATTAGACAATATCGAAGAGCTTGAGGACATTCAGCAAGTTTTCACAAATGCAGATTTCAGTGAAGAAGCGCTAGAAAAGTACGGCAATATGTGA
- the rimM gene encoding ribosome maturation factor RimM (Essential for efficient processing of 16S rRNA) — protein MINKDSTKVIVGKVVSPHGIKGQIRIETDSDNPNRFQINASISIADQAFTVTNSQEISPKYLLLSLEGVTTRQKASDLQGSAISVETAAIPKLPIDTYYHYQLIGMSVLDENSVLLGNISEILNTGANDVYVVTDDKNELLIPAVANVILMVDVNTNMMKISLPEGLEWRSNVPKKLKSKKTKAKLTKKI, from the coding sequence TTGATAAACAAAGATTCCACAAAAGTAATTGTTGGCAAAGTGGTAAGTCCTCACGGGATTAAAGGACAAATAAGAATTGAAACCGATTCCGACAATCCAAATCGGTTTCAAATAAATGCGTCCATTAGTATTGCAGATCAAGCATTTACCGTCACAAATTCACAGGAAATCAGCCCAAAGTACCTCCTGCTGTCCCTTGAAGGTGTAACCACTAGGCAAAAAGCAAGTGACTTACAAGGTTCCGCGATTTCCGTAGAAACTGCTGCAATCCCCAAACTGCCAATTGATACTTATTACCATTACCAATTAATAGGAATGAGCGTACTGGATGAGAATAGCGTTCTACTAGGTAACATTTCGGAGATATTGAATACTGGAGCTAATGATGTGTACGTAGTGACAGATGATAAGAACGAGCTTTTAATACCCGCTGTCGCGAATGTAATTCTTATGGTCGATGTAAACACAAACATGATGAAAATTTCACTGCCGGAAGGCCTTGAATGGCGAAGCAATGTGCCCAAAAAACTTAAATCTAAAAAAACAAAAGCAAAATTAACCAAAAAAATTTAA
- a CDS encoding KH domain-containing protein, giving the protein MKELVEYIAKAIASHPEDVKVTEEEEDGQIYIRLEVHEDDKGKVIGRQGRVAQAMRVLVRVAAVKEDTRANLEIV; this is encoded by the coding sequence ATGAAAGAATTGGTCGAATACATCGCAAAAGCAATTGCAAGCCATCCAGAAGACGTAAAAGTTACGGAAGAAGAAGAGGATGGCCAGATATACATACGCCTTGAGGTTCATGAAGATGACAAAGGCAAAGTAATAGGCCGCCAAGGTCGAGTCGCGCAAGCGATGCGCGTTCTTGTTAGAGTTGCCGCAGTGAAAGAAGACACGCGCGCCAATCTAGAAATCGTATAG
- the rpsP gene encoding 30S ribosomal protein S16 gives MLRIRLRRVGKKKRPSYRIVVADVRAPRDGNFVDQVGHYDPLTNPPTVVLDQDKTKHWLSVGAQPSETVGRILQSQGLVEKAG, from the coding sequence ATGCTCCGGATTCGTCTACGTAGAGTCGGTAAGAAAAAAAGGCCAAGCTACAGAATTGTAGTTGCGGACGTGCGTGCCCCTCGAGACGGAAATTTCGTGGATCAAGTTGGGCATTACGACCCTCTTACTAATCCTCCTACAGTAGTGTTAGACCAAGACAAAACTAAACACTGGTTGAGTGTTGGAGCGCAGCCGTCAGAGACGGTAGGACGTATTCTGCAGTCCCAAGGGCTGGTAGAAAAAGCCGGTTAA
- the mgtE gene encoding magnesium transporter translates to MSEENFSETALHNISVSDSTKTVDLSKVSDVIINLLEQELNENALDLFASFHPVDKAEILIEMPRLLQYSLLKTLEVESIREILSTLDPSEAASIYSLLPETINTTVLNELSADVATDILRALPEVDAQAALDKMDHAEDVLSLIVYPDDSAGGLMLPPYNVVKATRTAGVALDALRLASEATTDINIMFVIDDNFRPVGYLSIKKIALARASTPIPTLMKPIPITVSVSADQEECVRIIERYDLQCLGVTNPSGQLVGVIDSEDLLDVAEAEASEDMFKIAGMSTEKPQASISKSLRGRAPWLVINLATTFAAAGIIQLFESTIAKAAVLAVFLPVVAGQGGIGGTQTLTLTVRSIALGELPGNRGRKLLLHEATLGILNGIYLGLVVAIICSLWIGNPLIGLVLGVAMFGNMVIAGVVGASIPLILRKIRQDPAISSAVVVTTFTDIVGFLLFLGLASLIINNAST, encoded by the coding sequence ATGAGCGAAGAAAATTTTTCGGAAACTGCATTACACAATATCTCTGTTAGTGATTCGACCAAAACTGTGGATCTAAGCAAAGTTTCAGATGTAATCATCAATTTATTAGAACAAGAATTGAATGAAAACGCCCTTGATCTTTTTGCTAGTTTCCATCCGGTAGACAAAGCTGAGATCTTAATCGAAATGCCAAGGCTATTGCAGTACAGTCTTCTAAAAACTCTAGAGGTGGAATCCATTAGAGAAATTCTTAGCACGCTTGACCCAAGCGAAGCAGCTTCAATTTACTCGCTGCTACCGGAAACTATCAATACTACAGTATTGAATGAACTATCTGCTGATGTCGCTACCGACATTTTACGAGCGTTACCCGAAGTAGATGCACAAGCAGCGTTGGACAAAATGGATCATGCTGAAGACGTTCTATCGCTGATCGTTTACCCCGATGATTCCGCTGGTGGATTAATGCTTCCTCCGTATAACGTAGTAAAGGCTACCAGAACCGCTGGTGTAGCTTTGGATGCACTAAGGCTAGCTTCCGAAGCAACAACGGATATCAATATTATGTTTGTAATTGACGATAATTTTCGTCCCGTTGGCTATCTCAGCATCAAAAAAATAGCATTAGCCCGTGCTAGCACGCCTATTCCCACACTTATGAAACCGATCCCTATAACTGTCAGCGTAAGCGCCGACCAGGAAGAATGCGTAAGAATCATCGAGCGATATGACCTTCAGTGCCTAGGTGTTACTAACCCATCAGGTCAATTAGTAGGCGTGATTGATTCTGAAGACTTACTTGATGTTGCTGAGGCTGAAGCCTCTGAAGATATGTTCAAGATCGCAGGGATGAGTACCGAAAAACCTCAGGCATCCATCTCCAAATCTTTGCGCGGACGAGCACCATGGCTAGTTATCAACTTAGCTACAACTTTTGCAGCGGCAGGAATAATTCAATTGTTCGAATCCACTATAGCTAAAGCCGCTGTACTCGCGGTTTTTCTTCCTGTAGTTGCAGGTCAAGGAGGAATAGGTGGAACTCAAACATTAACCTTGACCGTAAGAAGTATTGCCTTAGGTGAATTACCTGGGAACCGCGGGCGAAAATTACTTCTACATGAAGCAACCTTAGGTATATTGAATGGAATCTACCTTGGTTTGGTTGTAGCAATTATTTGCTCTTTGTGGATTGGAAATCCACTTATTGGATTGGTTCTTGGCGTAGCAATGTTTGGAAATATGGTGATAGCAGGAGTAGTAGGCGCAAGTATCCCATTAATACTTCGAAAAATAAGGCAAGACCCTGCAATCTCCTCTGCGGTTGTAGTAACAACCTTTACAGATATAGTGGGATTCTTACTTTTCCTAGGACTGGCTTCGTTGATAATAAATAATGCCAGTACTTAA
- the thiL gene encoding thiamine-phosphate kinase translates to MFYDSFGIITMMVTVSDLGEYALIERVENFIQLRQLEHRPEIKLIAGIGDDAAAWQVSGIQVTTTDSMVEDVHFRRSTFSFFDIGWKSWVTNLSDIIAMGATPLGGLVTLGLPEDMLLEDFDSLYDGILSACKEYRTVVLGGDIVASRALFVSVTMIGSCEKTPILRSGAQIGDVIAVSGSLGDALGGLQLLEQGSAINTEASRRLIEKQRRPKVNVDFAQLSKILGIHAMMDLSDGLLIDLAKLAHSSGVATQIQASLVPISDELQKEFPLKAEEMALNGGEDYELLLVGAKNTLQDFVNRHPKAAIIGKVIEGERGSVTVFDASGFEMELSDLNWEHFK, encoded by the coding sequence TTGTTTTATGATTCATTTGGAATAATAACTATGATGGTTACAGTATCGGATTTAGGTGAATATGCTTTAATTGAGCGGGTTGAAAATTTCATTCAACTTCGTCAACTAGAGCATCGGCCGGAAATTAAGCTAATTGCGGGTATTGGGGACGATGCTGCTGCATGGCAAGTCTCGGGAATACAGGTTACAACTACCGATTCAATGGTAGAGGATGTACATTTTCGCAGAAGTACTTTTTCTTTTTTTGATATTGGCTGGAAGAGTTGGGTTACAAATTTAAGTGACATCATCGCAATGGGGGCCACTCCTTTGGGAGGCTTAGTCACTTTAGGTTTACCTGAAGATATGTTGCTTGAAGATTTCGATTCTCTCTATGATGGAATACTAAGTGCATGCAAGGAATACCGAACTGTGGTTTTAGGAGGGGATATCGTAGCTTCCCGTGCCCTTTTTGTAAGCGTAACTATGATTGGTTCTTGTGAAAAAACACCTATCTTGCGGAGTGGTGCACAAATCGGAGATGTAATTGCGGTATCCGGGTCTTTGGGCGATGCACTAGGAGGCTTACAGCTGCTGGAGCAGGGCAGTGCAATTAACACGGAAGCTAGCAGGAGATTAATTGAAAAACAACGCCGTCCCAAAGTTAACGTAGATTTTGCTCAATTGTCCAAAATACTTGGAATTCATGCAATGATGGATTTGTCCGATGGATTACTGATTGACCTCGCTAAATTAGCTCACTCCTCTGGTGTAGCAACGCAAATACAGGCCTCCCTAGTACCTATTTCTGATGAATTACAGAAAGAGTTTCCATTGAAAGCAGAGGAAATGGCTTTGAATGGCGGAGAGGATTACGAATTACTTTTGGTAGGAGCGAAAAATACTCTTCAGGATTTTGTGAATCGCCATCCAAAAGCTGCAATTATTGGTAAGGTTATCGAAGGCGAGCGTGGAAGCGTTACTGTTTTTGACGCGTCCGGTTTTGAAATGGAATTAAGTGATTTAAATTGGGAGCACTTTAAGTGA
- the tsaE gene encoding tRNA (adenosine(37)-N6)-threonylcarbamoyltransferase complex ATPase subunit type 1 TsaE: protein MKFYSNSPEETQALGSRMGALANKGELFLLSGELGSGKTTFVQGFAWGAGVEGYAHSPTFILVNQYQGRIKINHVDLYRVEGGNLEAHDLGFEEMLDESSVLVEWYENAEAIFDDDHIRIEFYQGVNGSESRVIEVKAKGHYYEQWIVTLTQKVFPNEK, encoded by the coding sequence GTGAAATTTTACTCTAATAGCCCTGAAGAAACTCAGGCTTTGGGTTCGAGAATGGGAGCTTTAGCGAATAAAGGCGAACTCTTTTTGCTGAGCGGAGAGTTAGGCTCGGGGAAAACAACATTCGTTCAGGGATTTGCTTGGGGTGCTGGCGTTGAAGGTTACGCTCATAGTCCGACGTTTATATTGGTTAATCAATATCAAGGACGTATAAAAATTAACCACGTTGACCTTTATAGGGTCGAAGGTGGCAACTTAGAAGCACATGACCTTGGGTTTGAAGAAATGCTAGACGAAAGTAGTGTTTTAGTTGAATGGTATGAAAATGCCGAAGCTATTTTCGACGATGATCACATAAGAATTGAGTTTTATCAGGGGGTTAATGGCTCTGAAAGCCGGGTAATTGAGGTTAAAGCTAAAGGGCATTATTACGAACAGTGGATTGTAACTTTAACGCAAAAAGTGTTTCCAAATGAAAAATAA
- the tsaB gene encoding tRNA (adenosine(37)-N6)-threonylcarbamoyltransferase complex dimerization subunit type 1 TsaB, translating to MKNNQYLIIDTSTKTGSVCIYANGEIQRVHIWGSKNNHTAELLPAIKMLMDLESTRISEFNGIVVSIGPGGFSAIRTGIAVGQGLAMGASLPIVGVNSLETSAYSLRHINKQICSLIPAGRENIAWCTYAMDSSGWRIITEEKITKISEFVKSQSSIENTCFCGEGLTPDIVELLEAHYKIELLRVEDSPVLARLKGAIEIGINLLSSQENLTNNIEPKYLRPPSIT from the coding sequence ATGAAAAATAATCAATACCTGATAATCGATACGTCTACCAAAACTGGTTCGGTTTGCATATATGCAAATGGTGAAATTCAGAGGGTACATATATGGGGTTCCAAAAATAACCATACTGCAGAATTATTACCAGCTATAAAAATGCTTATGGACTTAGAGTCAACTCGCATATCTGAATTTAACGGAATTGTTGTATCGATTGGTCCAGGCGGATTTAGTGCTATTCGTACGGGAATCGCAGTTGGGCAAGGCTTGGCTATGGGAGCTTCCTTGCCGATAGTTGGGGTAAACTCACTTGAAACTTCGGCATACTCCTTGAGGCATATTAACAAGCAAATTTGCTCGCTAATTCCTGCAGGGAGAGAGAACATTGCATGGTGCACTTATGCGATGGATTCTTCTGGATGGCGCATAATCACTGAAGAAAAAATTACAAAAATTTCTGAATTTGTTAAATCTCAATCATCAATTGAAAATACTTGTTTTTGTGGAGAAGGACTGACTCCAGATATTGTGGAGCTACTAGAGGCACATTATAAAATTGAACTTCTGAGAGTAGAAGATTCTCCTGTATTAGCAAGACTAAAAGGAGCTATCGAAATAGGCATTAATTTGCTTAGTAGTCAAGAAAATTTGACGAATAATATAGAACCTAAATACCTTCGCCCTCCTTCAATAACGTAA
- the ndk gene encoding nucleoside-diphosphate kinase, producing MAERTLVLLKPDAVQRGLVGEIVGRLENRGWKIVGLKFMRMTDEVARKHYAEHVEKPFFPGLAAFMMSRPIIAIALEGENVVDAVRKSMGSTNPQDANPGTIRGDLAVNIGRNLIHGSDSVESAIRELAIFFNGEELYEYEREADNWVTES from the coding sequence TTGGCTGAACGAACACTTGTACTTCTAAAACCTGACGCCGTCCAGCGTGGCTTAGTTGGCGAAATTGTAGGTAGATTGGAAAATCGTGGATGGAAAATAGTGGGCCTAAAATTCATGCGAATGACAGATGAGGTAGCGAGAAAGCATTATGCGGAGCATGTCGAAAAACCATTTTTCCCTGGATTGGCTGCGTTTATGATGTCGCGTCCTATTATTGCGATTGCTCTTGAAGGGGAGAACGTTGTGGATGCAGTTCGCAAATCTATGGGTTCGACTAATCCCCAGGATGCTAACCCTGGAACAATACGAGGAGATTTAGCTGTAAATATCGGTAGAAATCTAATTCATGGGTCTGATTCAGTAGAATCAGCAATCCGTGAATTAGCAATTTTTTTCAATGGCGAAGAGCTATATGAGTATGAGCGTGAGGCCGACAATTGGGTTACTGAATCCTGA
- the rsfS gene encoding ribosome silencing factor, whose translation MADQFSTALDIASIARNAIELASDKQAQNIVLLDVKDISSFTDYMIMLSGSSTRQVQSLGNDIAEKIKKDGLHLHHQEGSSNSGWVLLDFGDIVVNVFSEEQRNFYKLEEVWRTGRELVRIQ comes from the coding sequence ATGGCTGATCAATTTTCTACCGCTTTAGACATTGCGTCGATAGCTAGAAACGCTATCGAACTTGCTTCTGATAAGCAGGCTCAAAACATTGTCCTTCTCGACGTAAAAGATATTTCAAGCTTCACTGATTACATGATCATGCTTAGTGGGTCCAGCACGCGTCAAGTGCAATCTCTAGGTAATGATATCGCTGAAAAGATAAAAAAGGATGGATTACACCTGCACCATCAAGAAGGATCATCCAATTCAGGGTGGGTCCTTCTTGATTTCGGTGACATAGTAGTAAATGTTTTTAGTGAGGAGCAGCGCAATTTCTATAAACTAGAAGAAGTGTGGCGCACCGGAAGAGAATTGGTCAGGATTCAGTAA
- the mnmA gene encoding tRNA 2-thiouridine(34) synthase MnmA, with the protein MTNRERKKTNLPRVVVAMSGGVDSSVAAYLLSREGYEVIGITMRLWSADEDVEIAADHQGCCSIDDIEDARRVCQSIGIPHYVLDARNEFQEHVIKYFTDEYRKGRTPHPCIACNDRIKFDFLLSRSQMMEAEYIATGHYARIALNHTGRFMLREGVDRLKDQSYVLFGLSQSQLSKILLPIGGYTKGQIRDFAFEAGLHIANKLDSQEICFIPSGDYRQFIKDKTEPAPGNIIDSEGTIVGSHPGVEFYTVGQRRGLNITPNQLNLPEGTKIFVTGVNPMSKTIMVGTSEDLMGHGVLVDRVNYIDGVAPHGPINIDAKIRYNGIKSSAVLYPDGESAVLRFDDPQRAITPGQAAVFYADDCVLGGGYIDGPVK; encoded by the coding sequence ATGACAAACAGAGAAAGAAAAAAAACTAACCTACCTCGTGTCGTAGTAGCTATGTCTGGAGGCGTTGATTCTTCTGTAGCAGCGTATCTTTTGTCACGTGAAGGATACGAGGTTATAGGAATTACAATGCGCCTTTGGTCTGCAGATGAGGATGTAGAAATTGCGGCTGATCATCAAGGCTGTTGTTCTATAGATGATATTGAGGATGCTCGTAGGGTTTGCCAGTCAATCGGAATACCACATTACGTATTGGATGCCAGGAACGAGTTTCAGGAACACGTCATAAAATATTTTACTGATGAGTACCGAAAGGGTCGTACACCACATCCCTGTATTGCATGTAATGATCGGATAAAATTCGATTTTTTGTTGAGCCGTAGCCAAATGATGGAAGCTGAGTACATCGCTACCGGTCACTACGCGCGCATTGCACTAAACCATACTGGGCGATTTATGCTTCGTGAAGGAGTTGATCGATTGAAAGATCAATCATACGTGCTATTTGGTTTGAGTCAGTCGCAGTTAAGTAAAATTTTATTACCGATTGGTGGCTACACAAAGGGTCAAATAAGAGATTTTGCATTTGAAGCTGGATTGCATATCGCAAATAAATTAGATAGCCAAGAGATTTGCTTTATCCCAAGTGGCGATTACCGTCAATTTATTAAAGATAAGACGGAGCCAGCTCCCGGCAATATTATCGACAGTGAAGGTACAATTGTGGGCTCTCACCCAGGTGTAGAGTTCTACACGGTTGGTCAACGCCGAGGTTTGAATATAACTCCTAATCAATTAAATTTACCTGAAGGGACAAAAATATTTGTTACCGGGGTAAACCCAATGTCTAAAACGATAATGGTAGGAACTTCTGAGGATTTAATGGGCCATGGCGTTTTGGTTGATCGAGTAAATTATATTGATGGCGTCGCTCCTCATGGACCAATCAATATTGATGCAAAAATTAGATACAATGGAATTAAGTCCTCCGCAGTCCTGTACCCTGATGGTGAATCTGCAGTTTTGCGATTTGATGATCCTCAACGTGCAATTACACCTGGTCAAGCTGCAGTTTTTTATGCAGATGATTGCGTATTAGGTGGCGGTTACATAGATGGACCAGTGAAATAA
- a CDS encoding ribonuclease HII, with protein sequence MVPTQDEELTLNLAGFVYIAGVDEVGRGPIAGPVVAGAVILPSLSNIEVQDIFLIRDSKTLSKKQLPQADQLVRKYASCIGIGEVSNVEIDAIGIAPAVRKAMHSALDQLSIPPDHILSDAFPIDWRHKPCKPIIKGDALCTVISAASIVAKVYRDRVMDLFNEEYPGYGFDTHKGYASSKHLDAIDKKGATPIHRLSFSPFKPRLF encoded by the coding sequence GTGGTACCAACTCAAGATGAAGAACTGACCTTGAATCTTGCAGGCTTCGTCTATATTGCTGGTGTAGATGAAGTAGGACGAGGGCCGATTGCTGGACCCGTTGTTGCGGGTGCGGTGATTTTGCCTAGCTTATCGAATATTGAAGTCCAAGACATATTTTTGATTCGAGATAGCAAAACTCTCTCTAAGAAACAGTTACCTCAAGCTGATCAACTTGTTCGCAAATATGCCTCTTGTATAGGAATCGGTGAAGTCAGCAACGTAGAAATTGACGCAATTGGAATAGCCCCTGCAGTTCGAAAAGCAATGCACTCAGCTTTAGACCAATTGAGTATTCCCCCTGATCATATTTTGTCTGACGCATTCCCTATAGATTGGAGGCATAAACCCTGCAAGCCTATTATTAAAGGAGATGCGCTTTGTACTGTCATTTCTGCAGCGTCAATAGTGGCAAAAGTATATCGTGATCGAGTTATGGATTTATTTAATGAAGAGTACCCAGGTTATGGTTTTGATACCCACAAAGGCTATGCTTCATCGAAGCATTTGGACGCTATAGATAAAAAAGGAGCTACTCCTATTCATAGGCTAAGCTTTTCTCCATTCAAACCTAGATTGTTTTAG
- a CDS encoding DegV family protein: MAIKIVTDSTSDIPEELAKSLGITVVPLTVFFGEDAFKDKIEIQSDEFFDRLQNGNILPRTTQPSVGDFISAYTPLVDEGHDIVSIHISDKLSGTLNSARLAREEFPNANIQLMDSKLGSLGLTLVVKAAAEAANSGADVQAVLDTAADVASRVDLFFVLNTLEYLQKGGRIGKAQALVGSLLSVKPILKCVDGEVHPYEKLRTRQKAVQRLQDIASEGAPFEEVAFIYQAEGEEADQLTTFLAPLSSKPVITGRIGPVIGTYTGPNVVGLALLNPKTS; encoded by the coding sequence ATGGCAATAAAGATAGTGACAGATAGTACTTCCGACATCCCTGAGGAACTGGCGAAATCTTTAGGTATAACCGTCGTACCTTTAACCGTTTTCTTCGGTGAAGACGCGTTTAAAGATAAAATTGAAATCCAATCTGATGAGTTTTTTGATCGACTCCAGAATGGAAATATCTTACCTAGAACTACACAGCCATCTGTCGGGGATTTTATCTCAGCTTACACCCCGTTAGTTGACGAAGGGCATGACATTGTCTCTATACATATATCTGATAAATTAAGCGGAACCTTAAATTCAGCTCGGTTAGCACGAGAAGAGTTCCCTAATGCGAATATACAGCTTATGGACAGCAAGCTTGGTTCGCTTGGGTTAACCCTTGTGGTTAAGGCTGCGGCAGAGGCTGCTAATTCAGGCGCAGATGTTCAAGCAGTCCTAGACACCGCTGCAGATGTAGCTAGCAGAGTCGATCTTTTTTTTGTACTCAATACGTTGGAATACCTCCAAAAAGGAGGGCGAATTGGAAAAGCACAAGCTTTAGTAGGATCGTTACTTTCAGTCAAACCCATTCTTAAATGCGTTGACGGAGAAGTACATCCCTACGAGAAGCTACGAACGCGCCAAAAAGCTGTACAGAGGCTGCAAGATATTGCATCTGAGGGAGCCCCATTTGAAGAAGTTGCCTTTATTTATCAAGCTGAAGGTGAAGAAGCCGACCAGTTAACGACTTTTCTGGCTCCTCTTTCCAGCAAGCCTGTAATTACAGGTAGAATTGGACCTGTAATTGGAACCTATACTGGACCTAATGTGGTTGGCCTTGCGTTACTAAACCCAAAAACCAGCTAA